The Flavobacterium jumunjinense genome includes a region encoding these proteins:
- a CDS encoding DUF4270 domain-containing protein, with translation MKKIVSKIALMLSIVAIVSCDKDFNTIGSDVIGDDHFGLEKKEDVTLVAYTKATGAVQSNNLPTNSLGIYSDGYFGESKSTFVSQLELSSVSPDFGIEIDIQANDSVYLYVPYFNKQTATGSGNDANTFELQSIYGEYETASFDLKIYENKYYLRSFDAIDPSVSQKYYSDQKDDVEGLIVGDPHLNDGANVVENTEFRFKKEEIIIYKTDGNGAYLDSDGAVTTDLTKRVVKERLTPGMWINLNKDFFENRILNASDADLVNNNVFKEYLKGIYFKVDANSSPDSNVLAMLDFSRAYINIQYHSKAALTTDELKKKAFKLNLKGNTVNFFENTSNVDYVNAIGSPNETIGDEFLYPKGGDGSVVFIDLFGPDVDGDLIPDELKQLRDENILINDAYLTFIIKNNGQKNPTRIFLYDAANNIPILDYIFDSSTATDPENNKFFYGGILVKEDDVETKYRIRLSSHINRLIRGTDPDTNKNVRLGLSITQNINNGNRYGIKNAFAGTANKNIPIGSVMSPLGTILYGNTASVSVDKRLKFEIYYTKAN, from the coding sequence ATGAAAAAAATTGTTTCAAAAATAGCTTTAATGCTAAGTATAGTTGCTATAGTTTCTTGTGATAAAGATTTCAATACAATTGGATCAGATGTTATTGGAGATGATCATTTTGGTTTAGAAAAAAAAGAAGATGTTACTTTGGTTGCATATACTAAAGCAACAGGTGCAGTTCAGTCAAATAATTTGCCTACAAACTCACTGGGAATTTATTCTGACGGGTATTTTGGGGAAAGTAAATCTACCTTTGTAAGCCAGTTGGAGTTGAGTAGTGTTTCTCCAGATTTTGGAATTGAAATTGATATTCAAGCAAATGACTCTGTGTATTTGTATGTGCCTTATTTTAATAAGCAAACAGCAACAGGTTCTGGAAATGATGCTAATACATTTGAATTGCAATCAATATATGGTGAATATGAAACCGCTTCATTTGATTTAAAAATATATGAAAACAAGTATTACTTAAGAAGCTTTGATGCTATTGATCCTTCTGTTAGTCAGAAATATTATTCTGATCAAAAGGATGATGTGGAAGGACTTATTGTTGGAGACCCTCATTTAAATGATGGTGCTAATGTAGTTGAAAATACAGAATTTAGATTTAAAAAAGAAGAGATTATTATTTATAAAACAGATGGTAATGGTGCTTATTTAGATAGTGATGGAGCTGTAACTACAGATCTAACGAAAAGGGTTGTAAAAGAAAGATTAACACCTGGAATGTGGATTAATTTAAATAAGGACTTTTTTGAAAATAGAATTTTAAATGCTTCTGATGCCGATTTAGTAAATAATAATGTTTTTAAAGAATATTTAAAAGGTATTTATTTTAAAGTAGATGCTAACTCTAGTCCAGATTCGAATGTTTTAGCAATGCTTGATTTCTCAAGAGCTTATATTAATATTCAATATCATTCAAAAGCTGCTTTGACAACAGATGAGTTGAAGAAGAAGGCGTTTAAACTGAATTTAAAAGGAAATACTGTAAATTTCTTTGAGAATACATCAAATGTGGATTATGTAAATGCTATAGGCTCTCCAAATGAAACTATTGGAGATGAGTTTCTTTATCCTAAAGGAGGTGACGGTTCAGTTGTTTTTATTGATTTGTTTGGTCCTGATGTTGATGGTGATTTGATTCCTGATGAACTAAAGCAATTAAGAGATGAAAATATATTGATTAATGATGCTTATTTGACATTTATTATAAAGAATAACGGACAAAAGAATCCTACTAGAATCTTTTTGTATGATGCTGCTAATAATATTCCTATTTTGGATTATATCTTTGATAGTTCAACAGCTACAGATCCTGAAAATAATAAATTTTTCTATGGTGGTATTTTAGTAAAAGAAGACGATGTTGAAACGAAATATAGAATTAGATTAAGTAGTCACATTAATAGGCTGATTAGAGGAACTGATCCAGATACAAATAAGAATGTAAGATTAGGTCTTTCGATTACTCAAAATATAAATAACGGTAATAGATATGGAATTAAAAATGCCTTTGCAGGTACTGCTAATAAAAATATTCCAATTGGTTCGGTTATGAGTCCTTTAGGTACAATATTATATGGAAACACAGCAAGTGTGTCAGTTGATAAAAGATTGAAATTTGAAATTTATTATACTAAAGCTAATTAA
- the glmS gene encoding glutamine--fructose-6-phosphate transaminase (isomerizing): MCGIVGYIGHREAYPILIKGLKRLEYRGYDSAGIVLFDGKDLKLSKTKGKVSDLEARAEQENTKEGTVGMGHTRWATHGVPNDVNSHPHYSNSGDIVIIHNGIIENYEPIKKELIKRGYVFKSDTDTEVLVNLIEDVKNKEKVGLGKAVQIALNQVVGAYAIAVFDKNKPNEIVVARLGSPLAIGIGEDEFFIASDATPFIEYTSNAIYLEDEEMAIVRLHKPMKVRKIKDDSLVDPYIQELQMNLEQIEKGGYDHFMLKEIYEQPNVIKDTYRGRLLANKGIIQMAGVEDNLEKFLNADRIIIIACGTSWHAGLVAEYVIEEFARIPVEVEYASEFRYRNPIINKNDVVIAISQSGETADTLAAIKLAKENGAFVFGVCNVVGSSISRETHAGAYTHAGPEIGVASTKAFTTQITVLTMLALRLAKANGKMANSDYQRYLFELELIPQKVTEALKSNDVAKEIAAIYKDAPNCLYLGRGYNFPVALEGALKLKEISYIHAEGYPAAEMKHGPIALIDESMPVVVIAPNKGHYDKVVSNIQEIKSRSGKIIAVVTKGDTQVRELADHVIEIPETSEALTPLLTTIPLQLLSYHIAVMRECNVDQPRNLAKSVTVE; the protein is encoded by the coding sequence ATGTGTGGTATTGTTGGTTATATAGGTCATAGAGAGGCATATCCTATTCTTATTAAAGGTTTGAAAAGACTTGAGTATAGAGGATATGACAGTGCTGGTATTGTGTTGTTTGATGGTAAAGATCTTAAATTATCTAAAACCAAAGGTAAAGTTTCAGATTTAGAAGCAAGAGCCGAACAAGAAAACACTAAAGAAGGAACTGTTGGTATGGGACATACGCGTTGGGCAACTCATGGAGTTCCTAATGATGTAAACTCGCATCCGCATTACTCAAATTCTGGAGATATTGTTATTATTCATAACGGTATTATTGAGAATTATGAGCCAATTAAAAAAGAATTAATCAAAAGAGGCTATGTGTTTAAATCAGATACTGATACGGAAGTTTTAGTTAATTTGATTGAAGATGTAAAAAATAAAGAAAAAGTTGGATTAGGTAAAGCAGTTCAGATTGCCTTAAATCAAGTTGTAGGAGCTTATGCTATTGCTGTTTTTGATAAAAATAAACCCAATGAGATTGTTGTTGCTCGTTTAGGAAGTCCTTTAGCGATTGGTATTGGTGAAGATGAGTTTTTTATTGCTTCAGATGCTACACCTTTTATAGAGTATACTTCTAATGCAATATATTTAGAAGATGAAGAAATGGCTATTGTGCGTTTGCATAAGCCGATGAAAGTTCGTAAAATCAAAGATGATTCTTTGGTAGATCCTTATATTCAAGAGCTTCAGATGAATCTTGAGCAAATTGAAAAAGGGGGTTATGACCATTTTATGCTTAAAGAAATTTACGAACAACCTAATGTTATAAAAGATACTTATAGAGGTAGATTGTTAGCAAATAAAGGGATAATTCAAATGGCGGGTGTAGAGGATAATCTTGAAAAGTTCCTTAATGCAGATAGAATTATTATAATCGCTTGTGGTACGTCATGGCATGCAGGATTAGTAGCGGAATATGTTATTGAAGAATTTGCAAGAATACCAGTTGAGGTAGAATATGCATCAGAATTTAGATATAGAAATCCAATTATTAATAAAAATGATGTTGTGATTGCAATTTCTCAATCTGGAGAAACTGCAGATACTTTAGCAGCAATTAAGCTTGCTAAAGAGAATGGAGCATTTGTGTTTGGTGTTTGTAATGTGGTAGGGTCTTCTATTTCAAGAGAAACTCATGCAGGTGCTTATACGCATGCGGGTCCAGAAATTGGTGTTGCTTCAACAAAAGCATTTACAACACAAATTACTGTTTTAACAATGTTGGCTTTGCGTTTGGCAAAAGCTAATGGAAAAATGGCGAATTCAGATTATCAAAGGTATTTGTTTGAATTGGAATTGATTCCTCAAAAGGTAACTGAAGCATTAAAAAGTAATGATGTTGCAAAAGAAATTGCGGCTATTTATAAAGATGCACCAAATTGTTTATACTTAGGAAGGGGTTATAATTTTCCAGTTGCTCTTGAAGGTGCGTTGAAACTAAAAGAGATATCTTATATTCATGCAGAGGGTTATCCAGCAGCTGAAATGAAACATGGACCAATTGCATTGATTGATGAATCTATGCCAGTGGTTGTAATTGCTCCTAATAAAGGTCATTATGACAAAGTAGTGAGTAATATTCAAGAAATTAAATCAAGAAGCGGAAAAATTATTGCGGTTGTAACAAAAGGAGATACACAAGTTAGGGAACTAGCAGACCATGTAATTGAAATTCCAGAAACATCAGAAGCTTTAACGCCACTTTTAACTACAATACCTTTGCAGTTACTGTCTTACCATATTGCAGTAATGAGGGAATGTAATGTTGATCAACCAAGAAATTTGGCTAAATCAGTTACCGTAGAATAG
- a CDS encoding glycogen/starch synthase, protein MEDKRILYVSSEVVPYLAENEVSLQSYEFPKMINDIGGQIRIFMPRYGNINERRHQLHEVIRLSGMNLVVNDMDMPLIIKVASIPKERIQVYFIDNDEYFKRKATFTDEDGNLYPDNDERAIFFAKGVVETVKKLNWVPDVIHVQGWMASLLPVYLKHYYKNEGIFADTKIITSVYNLGFEGELDAELMNKMSFDNIDSKVLEGIKSPNYENLMKLTIDHSDGVIIGSEALNSTLTKYIETSEKPFLPFAPKDEINEVYTSFIKKHIL, encoded by the coding sequence ATGGAAGATAAGAGGATATTGTACGTATCATCTGAAGTGGTGCCTTATTTAGCGGAAAACGAAGTTTCGCTACAGTCATATGAATTTCCTAAAATGATTAATGATATTGGAGGGCAAATTAGAATTTTTATGCCTCGATATGGAAATATAAATGAGAGAAGACATCAACTACACGAAGTGATTCGTTTGTCAGGAATGAATTTAGTAGTTAATGATATGGACATGCCTTTGATAATTAAAGTTGCTTCTATTCCTAAAGAAAGAATTCAGGTTTATTTCATTGACAACGACGAATATTTTAAAAGAAAAGCTACTTTTACTGATGAAGATGGAAATCTTTATCCAGACAATGACGAAAGAGCTATCTTCTTTGCAAAAGGAGTTGTTGAAACTGTAAAAAAATTAAATTGGGTTCCAGATGTGATTCATGTTCAAGGGTGGATGGCATCGTTGTTGCCTGTTTATTTGAAACATTATTATAAAAACGAGGGTATTTTTGCAGACACAAAAATTATTACTTCTGTTTATAATTTAGGTTTTGAAGGTGAGTTGGATGCTGAGTTAATGAATAAAATGAGTTTTGATAACATTGATAGTAAAGTGTTAGAAGGTATCAAATCGCCAAATTATGAAAACTTAATGAAGCTGACGATAGATCATTCAGATGGTGTTATTATTGGATCTGAAGCGTTAAATTCAACTTTAACAAAATATATAGAAACTTCGGAAAAACCTTTTTTACCTTTCGCTCCGAAAGACGAAATTAATGAGGTGTATACTAGCTTCATTAAAAAACATATTTTATAA
- a CDS encoding F0F1 ATP synthase subunit epsilon: MILEIVSPEATLFKGEVTAVAVPGINGEFQMLNNHAPIVSLLTKGNVKINAQNIKIEKEFISKFNKINEQTFWLPIDSGTIEMNDNKVIVLAD, from the coding sequence ATGATTTTAGAAATAGTATCACCAGAAGCTACATTGTTTAAAGGGGAAGTTACTGCGGTAGCGGTTCCTGGAATTAATGGAGAATTTCAAATGTTAAATAATCACGCACCTATTGTGTCTTTATTAACAAAAGGAAATGTGAAAATAAATGCTCAAAATATTAAAATAGAAAAAGAATTTATTTCTAAGTTTAATAAAATTAATGAGCAAACGTTTTGGTTGCCAATTGATTCAGGTACTATCGAAATGAATGACAATAAAGTTATTGTTTTAGCAGACTAA
- the atpD gene encoding F0F1 ATP synthase subunit beta, protein MSKVTGKVAKIIGPVVDVVFNTENAELPKIYDSLEITKADGTKLVLEVQSHIGEDTVRTISMDSTDGLSRGQEVASFGNPIQMPIGSEVFGRLFNVIGDAIDGLGDLPKGGSNGLPIHRPAPKFEDLSTSTEVLFTGIKVIDLIEPYAKGGKIGLFGGAGVGKTVLIQELINNIAKGHGGLSVFAGVGERTREGNDLLREMLESGIIKYGDDFMHSMENGGWDLSKVDKNIMKDSKATFVFGQMNEPPGARARVALSGLTIAEYFRDGAGDGQGKDVLFFVDNIFRFTQAGSEVSALLGRMPSAVGYQPTLATEMGAMQERITSTKTGSITSVQAVYVPADDLTDPAPATTFAHLDATTVLSRKIAELGIYPAVDPLDSTSRILTADILGNEHYACAQNVKEILQRYKELQDIIAILGMEELSEEDKLVVSRARRVQRFLSQPFHVAEQFTGLKGVLVDIKDTIKGFNMIMDGELDHLPEAAFNLKGTIEEAIEAGEKMLAEA, encoded by the coding sequence ATGTCTAAAGTTACAGGAAAAGTTGCAAAAATTATCGGACCAGTTGTTGACGTGGTATTTAACACGGAAAATGCTGAGCTTCCTAAAATTTATGATTCATTAGAAATCACTAAAGCAGACGGAACAAAATTAGTATTAGAAGTACAATCTCACATAGGTGAGGATACTGTTCGTACAATCTCTATGGATTCTACAGACGGTTTGTCAAGAGGGCAAGAAGTTGCTTCTTTTGGTAATCCTATCCAAATGCCAATTGGTTCTGAAGTGTTTGGTCGCTTATTTAATGTAATTGGTGATGCAATTGACGGTTTAGGAGATTTACCTAAAGGAGGTTCAAATGGTTTGCCAATTCACAGACCAGCTCCAAAATTTGAAGATTTATCAACTTCTACTGAAGTTTTATTTACAGGGATTAAAGTAATTGACTTAATTGAGCCTTATGCAAAAGGTGGTAAAATTGGTCTTTTCGGTGGTGCTGGAGTAGGTAAAACAGTATTAATTCAAGAGTTGATTAATAATATTGCAAAAGGTCACGGTGGTCTTTCTGTATTCGCAGGAGTAGGTGAAAGAACACGTGAAGGTAATGACCTTTTAAGAGAGATGTTAGAGTCTGGAATTATCAAATATGGTGATGATTTTATGCATTCTATGGAAAATGGAGGATGGGATTTGTCTAAAGTAGATAAAAACATCATGAAAGATTCTAAAGCAACTTTCGTATTCGGACAAATGAATGAGCCACCTGGAGCGCGTGCACGTGTTGCTTTATCTGGTTTAACAATAGCAGAATATTTCCGTGATGGAGCAGGAGATGGTCAAGGGAAAGATGTACTTTTCTTCGTAGATAATATCTTCCGTTTTACACAAGCTGGATCTGAAGTATCTGCATTATTAGGTCGTATGCCTTCTGCGGTAGGTTATCAACCAACTTTAGCAACTGAAATGGGTGCGATGCAAGAGCGTATTACTTCTACAAAAACAGGTTCTATTACTTCTGTACAGGCAGTTTATGTGCCTGCGGATGATTTAACTGACCCTGCACCAGCAACAACATTTGCTCACTTAGATGCAACAACAGTATTGTCTCGTAAAATTGCTGAGTTAGGTATTTATCCAGCGGTAGATCCTTTAGATTCTACCTCTCGTATATTAACTGCGGATATTTTAGGTAATGAGCATTATGCTTGTGCACAAAATGTAAAAGAAATTTTACAACGTTATAAAGAATTACAAGATATTATTGCAATTCTTGGTATGGAAGAATTATCTGAAGAAGACAAATTAGTTGTATCAAGAGCACGTCGTGTACAACGTTTCTTGTCTCAACCTTTCCATGTTGCTGAGCAATTTACAGGATTGAAAGGTGTTTTAGTTGATATCAAAGATACTATCAAAGGATTTAATATGATTATGGACGGTGAATTAGATCATCTACCTGAAGCTGCATTTAACCTTAAAGGTACAATTGAAGAAGCAATTGAAGCTGGAGAGAAAATGTTAGCGGAAGCATAA
- the panC gene encoding pantoate--beta-alanine ligase: MLIFTENEALTTHLSSFKATKKSIGFVPTMGALHQGHLSLIDKSLQENDITVMSIFVNPTQFNNQEDLAKYPRTLENDVEKIKALNTSVIIFAPTVSDIYKENVVSQKFEYDNLEHQMEGKHREGHFNGVGTIIKRLFEIIKPSNAYFGEKDFQQLQIVKKLVSKYVIPVNIIGCSIYREENGLAMSSRNERLSKQSREKAAIIFATLNEAKELFKVKSAKEVIEIVVNKFKKTSDFKLEYFEIADESNLLTCKRKDKNKSYRAFIAVFIENIRLIDNISMQ, encoded by the coding sequence ATGCTCATTTTTACAGAAAACGAAGCTTTAACCACTCACTTATCTTCTTTTAAAGCTACAAAGAAATCAATTGGTTTTGTCCCTACAATGGGAGCTTTACATCAAGGGCATTTGTCTTTAATTGATAAATCACTACAAGAAAATGACATTACTGTAATGAGTATTTTTGTAAACCCAACTCAATTCAACAACCAAGAGGATTTAGCAAAATATCCTCGAACCCTTGAAAATGATGTTGAAAAAATCAAAGCACTTAACACTAGCGTCATTATTTTCGCTCCTACGGTTTCAGATATTTACAAAGAAAATGTTGTTTCTCAAAAATTTGAATATGACAATCTCGAACACCAAATGGAAGGAAAGCACAGAGAAGGACATTTTAATGGAGTGGGTACAATTATTAAAAGACTTTTTGAAATCATCAAACCAAGTAACGCCTATTTTGGAGAAAAAGACTTTCAACAACTTCAAATAGTAAAAAAATTAGTTTCTAAGTATGTTATACCTGTAAACATAATAGGTTGTTCTATTTACAGAGAAGAAAACGGTTTAGCGATGAGCTCTAGAAACGAAAGACTTTCTAAGCAATCAAGAGAAAAAGCAGCAATTATTTTCGCAACACTTAATGAAGCTAAAGAATTATTTAAAGTTAAATCGGCTAAAGAAGTGATAGAAATAGTAGTCAACAAATTCAAAAAAACAAGTGATTTTAAACTCGAATATTTCGAGATTGCAGATGAAAGCAACTTGCTCACCTGCAAAAGAAAAGATAAAAACAAATCATATAGAGCCTTTATTGCTGTCTTTATTGAAAACATACGATTAATCGACAATATTTCAATGCAATAA